One segment of Castanea sativa cultivar Marrone di Chiusa Pesio chromosome 3, ASM4071231v1 DNA contains the following:
- the LOC142629805 gene encoding uncharacterized protein LOC142629805 — MNPMSQPRLQWLLFLKLFLVSLFLHFHTSYGDVGTAALYSPPYLHTECYGSDASQLPSSNLFAAASNGIWDNGAACGRQYLVKCIASTSTPYACNQNQTIQITIVDHIGQEASVLSGYNTTMVLSNTAFGTIANSSTASSYINIEFEHSEARRPLNSSMKMEGRKNQYVANKGEIPAGPYSPPSDPMVHGEDVPLGRGPVPPSAPNPITDDASDHP; from the exons atgaatcCTATGTCACAGCCACGACTACAGTGGTTATTATTTCTCAAGTTATTCTTGGTTTCACTGTTTCTCCATTTCCATACCTCATATGGTGATGTTGGCACTGCAGCGCTGTATTCTCCCCCATATTTACACACAGAGTGTTATGGAAGTGATGCATCTCAGTTGCCATCCAGCAACTTGTTCGCGGCAGCTAGTAATGGAATATGGGACAATGGTGCAGCTTGTGGGAGGCAGTATTTGGTTAAGTGCATAGCTAGTACTTCAACACCATATGCTTGTAATCAAAACCAGACAATTCAGATCACGATTGTTGATCATATTGGTCAAGAAGCTTCTGTCCTGTCAGGTTATAACACCACCATGGTTTTGTCTAACACAGCTTTTGGGACTATCGCAAATTCATCAACTGCTTCTTCCTATATCAACATAGAGTTTGAACA TTCTGAAGCTCGGCGGCCTCTGAATTCAAGCATGAAGATGGAGGGGAGGAAAAACCAATATGTAGCCAATAAAGGAGAGATTCCAGCTGGTCCGTATTCTCCTCCTTCTGATCCGATGGTTCATGGTGAAGATGTTCCGCTCGGTAGAGGTCCAGTCCCACCCTCTGCCCCTAACCCCATCACCGATGATGCCAGTGATCACCCCTGA